One Desulfobulbus propionicus DSM 2032 DNA segment encodes these proteins:
- a CDS encoding PAS domain-containing hybrid sensor histidine kinase/response regulator has protein sequence MSIETPENSKSFSSRGFYQSLGTVRRRLVCIGAFTLLCLALVSLGSDQYILFRYKKEQHPITTNLAAELKNYIIANYTNAALELAKYSEIIDVCVGKTDSDNSNLLRVLNTAQGVLNAALVYVMNHEGTVIGSSANVDEPSLTGNEYPFRPYFFHALAGNPTFYPAVGVTTKRRGFYFGAPIYTTSHGKPIGVVVIKTSDTSADIFFSHIKDTFDALLVSNDGIVFASTKNEWNFKAAWKIAPERLQEIKDGRQFGDHSLSSLPFSLQAPIIHRNNLRYSVDLLPLSNSGWSIATLVPAPFPWAIVLVLNSIVLSLGILTGSIVLHSHKEQELTSQVLAGQEASDRAESARRVSVLELETIFSASLVGIILVRMGKIINVNKRMSDIFGYSREEILSGDIRQFFSDRQSFRHFVREHLHLLAEGDVEQIEYQLKKKDGSLIPCTLSGKAISPQDLAKGTVWVIEDISRRKAVEKELYHAREAAETASIAKSEFLANMSHEIRTPMNGIIGLSNILLREDLPDLQRQQLELIHRSAIRLMIIINDILDFSKLEAGRFELEQRLFSLRNLLNEVIQPMEPTAQRKNLRLHLIVAPNVPDMLVGDQTKIMQVLTNLIDNSLKFTRKGQITLTVSNQPSPNSFANGDMLLFEVADTGIGIAPTYYDKVFESFSQADSSHSRRFGGTGLGLSISKGLVELMGGRIWFESELAKGTRFSFTLPITVPDIEQSQKPSREPSSPSDEQMPLSNHGQRILVAEDEYINKILIRTLLRQAGYQVTVVENGRKAVDAWRGGLFDCILMDIQMPEMDGYEAVARIREAEGDNQHIPIIAMTAHAMPSDRQKCLSSGMDDYVSKPIDGSSVLKIIEKYLQPTRVPDPPKHRLGKHETIVSADG, from the coding sequence TTGAGTATTGAAACACCTGAGAACAGTAAATCCTTTTCTTCCCGCGGTTTTTATCAATCATTGGGCACTGTGCGGCGACGACTCGTTTGTATCGGTGCATTTACCTTGCTGTGTCTCGCCCTGGTGAGTCTTGGCAGCGATCAATACATCCTTTTCCGGTATAAGAAAGAACAGCATCCCATAACAACTAACCTGGCTGCAGAACTGAAGAACTATATCATAGCCAACTATACCAACGCCGCCCTTGAGTTAGCCAAGTATTCAGAAATAATTGATGTTTGTGTCGGAAAGACAGATAGTGACAACAGCAACTTGCTCCGCGTCTTGAATACGGCCCAAGGGGTACTCAATGCTGCCCTAGTCTATGTCATGAACCATGAAGGGACTGTGATTGGTAGTTCCGCGAATGTTGATGAACCGAGTCTCACCGGTAATGAATACCCATTTCGTCCCTATTTTTTTCATGCGTTGGCCGGTAATCCCACTTTTTATCCTGCTGTCGGCGTGACCACCAAACGAAGAGGGTTCTATTTTGGTGCACCGATTTATACAACGAGTCATGGAAAACCAATCGGCGTTGTTGTAATTAAAACATCCGATACCTCTGCCGATATCTTTTTTTCCCATATCAAAGATACTTTTGACGCGCTCCTTGTTTCAAACGACGGTATTGTTTTTGCTTCAACCAAAAATGAATGGAACTTTAAAGCAGCTTGGAAAATAGCTCCAGAACGGTTGCAAGAAATTAAGGATGGTCGTCAATTTGGTGACCATTCTTTATCCTCACTGCCTTTTTCCCTTCAAGCTCCTATTATTCATCGCAATAATCTTCGTTATTCAGTTGATCTTCTGCCGCTTTCCAACAGTGGTTGGTCCATAGCAACTCTTGTCCCCGCCCCTTTTCCTTGGGCAATTGTTCTTGTACTCAATAGCATTGTTCTGTCGTTGGGAATCCTGACTGGTAGTATTGTTCTCCATTCGCATAAGGAACAGGAACTGACCAGTCAAGTGTTGGCGGGCCAGGAGGCAAGTGACCGGGCGGAATCCGCCAGACGGGTTTCTGTATTGGAATTGGAAACCATTTTCAGTGCCAGTCTAGTTGGCATCATCCTGGTTCGCATGGGAAAAATTATCAATGTAAACAAACGGATGTCTGATATTTTCGGTTACTCTCGGGAAGAAATCCTTTCAGGAGACATCCGGCAATTTTTTTCAGATCGACAATCCTTTCGCCATTTTGTCCGGGAACACCTTCACTTGCTTGCAGAAGGAGACGTCGAGCAGATCGAATACCAACTCAAGAAGAAAGACGGCTCCCTCATTCCTTGCACCTTGAGCGGTAAAGCTATTTCTCCCCAGGATCTCGCCAAAGGGACAGTTTGGGTTATCGAAGATATTTCACGACGAAAGGCGGTGGAAAAAGAACTCTATCATGCTAGGGAAGCGGCCGAAACCGCCAGCATAGCCAAAAGCGAATTTTTGGCCAACATGAGTCACGAGATACGCACTCCTATGAATGGCATTATAGGCTTGTCCAATATTTTGTTGCGGGAGGACTTACCTGATCTTCAGCGGCAGCAATTGGAGTTGATTCATCGATCCGCCATCCGGCTCATGATTATTATCAATGATATTCTTGATTTTTCCAAGTTGGAGGCTGGCCGTTTCGAACTCGAGCAGCGGTTGTTTTCTTTGCGTAATCTGCTCAATGAAGTGATCCAGCCCATGGAACCGACAGCGCAACGTAAAAATCTTCGACTCCACTTGATTGTTGCTCCGAATGTTCCGGACATGCTGGTTGGCGATCAAACCAAGATTATGCAAGTGCTCACCAATCTGATCGATAACAGTCTCAAATTTACACGCAAAGGACAGATTACCCTTACCGTGTCGAACCAACCGTCCCCAAATTCCTTTGCCAATGGCGATATGCTTTTGTTTGAGGTAGCCGATACCGGTATAGGGATCGCTCCCACCTACTATGACAAAGTGTTCGAATCCTTTTCCCAAGCCGATTCCTCCCATTCCCGCCGTTTTGGCGGCACAGGACTCGGTCTATCCATTTCCAAGGGGCTAGTGGAACTCATGGGAGGGAGAATTTGGTTTGAAAGTGAACTGGCCAAGGGAACTCGATTCTCTTTTACCTTGCCGATCACTGTCCCCGATATCGAGCAAAGTCAGAAGCCAAGCAGAGAACCTTCCTCGCCATCTGATGAACAAATGCCTCTATCAAACCACGGGCAACGAATTCTGGTGGCCGAGGATGAATATATCAACAAAATTTTGATTCGAACCCTTCTGCGACAGGCCGGATATCAGGTGACCGTGGTGGAAAACGGGCGAAAAGCTGTGGATGCCTGGCGTGGCGGCCTTTTTGATTGTATTCTCATGGATATCCAGATGCCTGAAATGGACGGATATGAAGCGGTTGCGCGAATCCGCGAGGCAGAAGGCGACAATCAGCATATCCCCATCATTGCCATGACCGCCCATGCCATGCCCAGTGAC
- a CDS encoding transposase, whose protein sequence is MRKKRHNYSPEEKVFILKRHLVGREAVSDLCDEYQLQPKIFYDWQKQFFEKGASAFAREGKSKQQAEEKRIRELEEKLRRKHEVLSELLEEHIQLKKELGEL, encoded by the coding sequence ATGCGAAAGAAGCGTCACAACTACAGCCCTGAAGAGAAGGTCTTTATCCTGAAACGGCACTTGGTTGGCCGAGAGGCGGTTTCGGATTTGTGCGACGAATACCAATTGCAGCCGAAGATTTTTTACGATTGGCAGAAGCAGTTCTTTGAAAAAGGGGCTTCAGCGTTTGCCCGTGAAGGAAAGAGCAAACAGCAGGCGGAGGAGAAGCGCATTCGTGAGCTTGAGGAGAAATTGCGCCGGAAACATGAAGTGCTTTCGGAACTGCTGGAGGAGCATATCCAGTTAAAAAAAGAACTTGGGGAGCTCTGA
- a CDS encoding IS3 family transposase, whose protein sequence is MVDFSRRWSAKAEIPTNRLIVWLGVARSKFYAWIGRCGKANEHNGLIPRDFWLESWEQEAIIRFALDHPLEGYRRLTFMMLDRDIVAVSPSSTWRVLAKAGLLKKWNRKNSAKGNGFVQPLRPHEHWHIDVSHLNICGTFYYLCSLLDGCSRFIVHWEIREQMTEQDVEIIVQRAKEKYPEARPRIISDNGPQFIAKDFKEFIRLSGMTHVRTSPYYPQSNGKLERFHATIKGECIRPGVPLSLDDAPRMVEKFIAHYNNVRLHSAIGYVAPVDKLSGREQEIFKERDRKLEAARELRKTKRLRAPSANPMLSQKDNTAPSESLLQTARLSISN, encoded by the coding sequence GTGGTTGATTTCAGTCGCCGGTGGAGTGCAAAAGCAGAAATACCCACCAACAGGCTCATCGTCTGGCTTGGCGTGGCGCGGAGTAAATTTTACGCCTGGATTGGCCGTTGCGGCAAGGCAAACGAACATAACGGTCTAATCCCTCGTGACTTCTGGCTGGAGTCCTGGGAGCAGGAGGCCATCATCCGGTTTGCGCTCGATCATCCCCTGGAAGGGTATCGGCGGTTGACGTTCATGATGCTTGATCGGGACATTGTTGCCGTCAGTCCGAGTAGTACCTGGCGAGTCTTGGCCAAGGCCGGTTTGCTCAAGAAGTGGAACCGAAAAAACAGCGCCAAGGGAAATGGCTTCGTGCAACCGCTTCGTCCTCATGAACATTGGCATATCGATGTGTCACATCTCAATATCTGCGGCACCTTTTATTATCTATGCAGCCTGCTCGACGGCTGCAGCCGTTTCATCGTTCATTGGGAGATCCGGGAGCAGATGACGGAGCAGGATGTGGAGATCATTGTCCAACGGGCCAAGGAGAAATACCCCGAAGCCCGGCCTCGGATCATCTCCGATAACGGCCCGCAATTCATTGCCAAGGATTTCAAGGAATTCATCCGGCTCTCCGGCATGACGCACGTGCGGACATCACCGTACTATCCGCAGTCCAACGGCAAGTTGGAGCGATTTCATGCCACCATCAAGGGAGAGTGCATTCGCCCCGGCGTACCGCTTTCCCTTGACGACGCCCCGAGGATGGTGGAGAAGTTCATTGCCCACTACAACAACGTCCGGCTGCATAGCGCCATTGGCTACGTGGCTCCAGTGGACAAGCTCAGTGGCAGGGAGCAGGAAATTTTCAAAGAGCGGGACCGGAAACTGGAAGCGGCCAGAGAACTGAGGAAGACAAAACGGCTTCGGGCGCCGTCGGCAAACCCGATGCTCTCTCAAAAAGACAATACGGCTCCTTCGGAGTCCTTACTGCAAACGGCAAGATTGTCCATTTCCAACTGA
- a CDS encoding NADH-quinone oxidoreductase subunit N, with protein sequence MTNDLLLLMPLIIVGAGAILLMLSSAYEKISHEMAAYGSALVFAIAFLVQLGSCITGKAVLFSDIFNSFLVVTNFSKAAGLIILACGLFTVMSAQTYFKQNTFCSPEFYSLTVFAASGMLLLTMAQELISVFIALEIMSLAIYILVGYNRKNVISTEAVLKYLMLGAFAGAFLTMGTALVYGATASTKFVAIGKFVAAHGFLHTPALVGGAFFILVAFLFKVAAFPFHAWVVDVYDGASVPITGYMATGLKTAIFAVFANFLVVDQGLHSGWITFLFYISILTMFVGNLIAIGQQSLKRMLAASGIVHSGYLLIALVAVSSQEFSGSVIAYYLAAYAAGTLGIFCALSYLGGAEEKRNTFDDFKGLAKIRPYSAAAISVFLLSMAGIPPTAGFMGKFYIITSAIDAGQITLAVLGIISSIISMWYYLRLIINMYFHEPEEQFDEPLPSNFAPVCTFILVLCVFAISLYPITV encoded by the coding sequence ATGACGAACGATTTACTGTTACTCATGCCACTGATTATCGTTGGGGCAGGAGCCATCTTGTTGATGCTCTCTTCTGCCTATGAAAAAATTTCTCATGAAATGGCTGCCTATGGGAGTGCCCTTGTATTTGCCATAGCATTTCTTGTTCAACTGGGTTCGTGTATTACCGGGAAAGCAGTCCTTTTCTCGGATATTTTCAACAGCTTCCTCGTGGTCACTAATTTTTCCAAGGCTGCTGGCCTGATTATTCTAGCTTGCGGACTCTTTACCGTTATGAGTGCGCAGACCTATTTCAAACAGAATACTTTTTGCAGCCCGGAGTTTTATAGTCTTACGGTATTTGCCGCTTCAGGAATGTTATTGTTGACCATGGCCCAAGAGTTAATATCCGTTTTTATTGCTCTGGAGATTATGTCATTGGCCATCTATATCCTGGTTGGTTACAACCGAAAGAATGTTATCAGCACTGAGGCTGTTTTGAAATATCTCATGCTTGGTGCCTTCGCTGGTGCATTTTTGACCATGGGAACAGCCTTGGTCTATGGGGCCACCGCCAGCACCAAGTTTGTGGCCATCGGCAAATTCGTTGCCGCCCACGGCTTCTTGCACACACCGGCATTGGTGGGCGGTGCTTTCTTCATCTTGGTAGCCTTTCTTTTCAAGGTTGCCGCCTTTCCCTTCCATGCCTGGGTCGTCGATGTGTATGACGGCGCTTCCGTTCCAATCACAGGCTACATGGCCACGGGGTTAAAAACTGCCATCTTTGCTGTGTTCGCCAATTTCTTGGTTGTCGATCAAGGATTGCATAGTGGATGGATCACCTTTCTGTTTTACATCTCCATCTTGACGATGTTTGTTGGCAATCTCATCGCCATCGGCCAGCAATCCTTGAAAAGAATGCTCGCTGCCTCCGGTATTGTTCATTCCGGTTATTTGTTGATCGCTCTTGTTGCTGTAAGCAGCCAAGAATTTTCCGGTAGTGTGATTGCCTACTATTTGGCCGCTTATGCCGCAGGGACTCTTGGTATTTTTTGCGCACTCTCGTATCTCGGCGGAGCCGAGGAAAAGAGAAACACATTTGATGATTTCAAGGGACTTGCCAAAATTCGTCCCTATTCCGCCGCAGCTATCAGCGTGTTTTTGCTTTCCATGGCCGGTATCCCCCCCACCGCAGGCTTTATGGGGAAATTTTATATTATTACCAGTGCCATCGATGCAGGCCAAATCACCCTGGCAGTTTTAGGCATCATCAGCAGCATTATTTCCATGTGGTACTATCTGCGTCTGATCATTAACATGTACTTTCACGAGCCGGAGGAGCAGTTCGACGAACCCCTCCCCTCAAATTTTGCGCCAGTTTGTACCTTTATCCTTGTTCTTTGTGTTTTCGCGATTAGCTTGTATCCTATTACCGTTTGA
- a CDS encoding complex I subunit 4 family protein, translated as MFEHLLSVIIFLPIIAGLVLLASPASRTIARFTGLIISLSTLVLSLDLYLGFKSTGHLEFIENVPWIESLGISYALGVDGISLFILMACSVLLPMVYLIFGTKEKGYYANLLIVQGAMTGAVCATDMILFYIFWEIMLLPVFFMLGLYGGAKRLPATLKITIYTIAGSLLMLAAIVYLGVSYHAQFNEWSFAMNKMAQLNLSGQVAAVAFFGFMIAFAIKIPLFPFHTWLPDAYTEAPTAATFVLSAIMAKIGVYGVIRFVVPVFDQEFARFAILLAYAGVIGMMYCGIAAIAQKDFKRMLAFSSASHMGVIALGVFCMNVQALTGSIYQIVAHATSTGVLFLFAGILEERTETRTIEDLGGIAAKAPVFALFFAIAMLASVGLPGTSGFIGEFMIILGAIKFNTAIGVLAATTLIVGVCYMLWMFQRVFFEKSTATSENFKDLTLVEGLTFLPVILLIIIMGIYPQPFISKITPSAALQFSQNAPVVAHSTTTNAHGVELNIEQQ; from the coding sequence TATTGCCGGGTTGGTGCTCCTGGCCTCGCCGGCAAGCAGGACGATCGCTCGGTTTACAGGGCTCATCATTTCGTTGTCCACCCTCGTCCTCAGCCTCGACCTCTACCTGGGATTCAAGTCCACGGGGCATCTTGAATTCATAGAAAATGTTCCTTGGATCGAATCACTGGGAATTTCCTATGCTCTGGGTGTGGATGGAATCAGTCTGTTCATCCTGATGGCCTGCTCTGTTCTTCTGCCAATGGTCTATTTGATTTTTGGCACCAAAGAGAAAGGGTATTACGCCAACCTGCTCATCGTTCAAGGAGCCATGACCGGTGCAGTATGCGCAACTGACATGATCCTCTTTTATATCTTCTGGGAAATCATGTTGTTGCCGGTCTTCTTCATGCTGGGTTTGTATGGGGGGGCAAAGCGTCTTCCTGCCACGCTGAAGATCACCATTTACACTATTGCTGGTTCCTTGCTCATGTTGGCTGCCATCGTGTATCTGGGTGTTAGTTACCATGCCCAATTCAACGAGTGGAGTTTCGCGATGAATAAGATGGCGCAACTCAATCTCAGCGGTCAAGTGGCAGCGGTGGCCTTTTTTGGATTCATGATTGCTTTTGCAATCAAAATTCCCTTGTTTCCCTTTCATACTTGGTTGCCTGACGCGTATACCGAAGCACCGACTGCGGCTACCTTTGTCTTGTCAGCCATTATGGCCAAAATTGGTGTATATGGTGTAATTCGTTTCGTGGTGCCGGTCTTTGATCAAGAATTTGCTCGATTCGCCATACTTCTCGCCTATGCCGGCGTTATTGGCATGATGTACTGTGGCATTGCTGCAATCGCCCAAAAAGACTTCAAGCGAATGCTGGCCTTTTCTTCTGCCTCCCACATGGGTGTCATCGCCCTGGGTGTATTTTGCATGAATGTCCAAGCCTTGACCGGCTCCATCTATCAGATTGTCGCACACGCCACCAGCACGGGTGTCCTTTTTCTTTTCGCGGGAATCCTTGAAGAGCGTACCGAAACCAGAACTATCGAGGACCTTGGAGGAATCGCCGCGAAAGCACCAGTTTTCGCATTGTTTTTTGCCATCGCGATGTTGGCTTCGGTCGGATTGCCCGGAACAAGTGGGTTCATTGGTGAATTCATGATTATTCTTGGAGCAATAAAATTCAATACCGCTATCGGTGTGCTTGCCGCGACAACCTTGATCGTTGGTGTGTGCTACATGCTATGGATGTTTCAACGGGTATTTTTTGAAAAATCCACCGCAACATCTGAGAATTTTAAAGATTTGACCTTGGTTGAAGGATTGACCTTTCTCCCCGTGATTTTACTCATCATCATCATGGGAATTTATCCGCAGCCGTTTATAAGTAAGATCACACCTTCTGCTGCATTGCAATTTTCCCAGAACGCTCCTGTTGTCGCACACAGCACAACCACCAATGCTCACGGCGTTGAGCTCAACATTGAACAGCAATAA